The Magnetospirillum sp. 15-1 genomic interval GGCGGACCAAGTTCCGCCGCGCCATGAACGAGACGGATTCCGAAGCCTCGACCAAGGCCATCGACTCCCTCCTGAATTTCGAGACGGTGAAGTACTTCTGCAACGAGGCGCACGAGGCCGGGCGCTACGACAAGGCGCTGTCCCGCTACGAGCATGCCGCCACCAAGAGCAAGGTGACGCTGTCCATGCTCAACATGGGCCAGGGCGCCGTCATCGCCATCGGGCTGACCCTGGTGATGATCCGCGCCGCCCAAGGGGTCGCCGACGGCACCATGACGCTGGGCGATTTCGTGCTGGTCAATTCCTACCTGGTCCAGCTGTACCTGCCGCTCAACTTCCTGGGCTTCGTCTACCGCGAGATCAAGCAGTCGCTGACCGACATGGAATCCATGTTCCGCCTGCTGCGCGAGAATGCCGAGATCGAGGATTCGCCCGGCGCCCGCCCGCTGGCCCTGTCCGGCGGCGAGGTCCGCTTCGAGGGCGTCTTCTTCGGCTACAATCCCGACCGCCAGATCCTGGGCGGAGTCGACTTCACGGTGCCGGCCGGCCGAACGCTGGCCATCGTCGGGCCTTCGGGGGCGGGCAAGAGCACCATCTCCCGCCTGCTGTTCCGCTTCTACGACGTCAACGAGGGCCGCATCGCCATCGACGGCGTCGATATCCGCGAGGTGACGCAGGGCTCCTTGCGCGCCGCCATCGGCATCGTTCCCCAGGACACCGTGCTGTTCAACGACACCATCCGCTACAACATCGCCTATGGCCGCCCCGGCGCCGCCCAGGACGAGATCGAGGAGGCCGCCCGTCTGGCCCGCATCCACGACTTCGTGCAAAGCCTGCCCCAGGGCTACGACACCCGCGTCGGCGAACGCGGGCTGAAGCTGTCGGGCGGCGAGAAGCAGCGCGTCGCCATCGCGCGGACCATCCTCAAGGCTCCGTCCATCCTGATCTTCGACGAAGCCACCAGCGCGCTCGACACCCAGACGGAAAAGGAAATCCAGGAATCCCTGCGCGAGGTCTCCAGGAACCGCACCACCCTGATCGTCGCCCACCGCCTGTCCACCGTGGTCGACGCCGACGAGATCGTGGTGCTGGACGGCGGCCGCATCGTCGAGCGCGGCCGCCATGCCCGATTGCTGGAAGCGGGCGGCAGCTACGCCGCCATGTGGCGCCGCCAGCAGGAGGCCCAGACCCTGCAGCAGCGCCTCGCCACCGAATTGGTGGGGGCGGAATAGCCTTCCGTACTGCCCGTACGTTGCCGCCGCCTTGGAAACGTGACAGACTTCCTAAGTTCCCAGCTTAGGAGAGGAGGGCCCGATGTTCCCCAGTTTCGATCCCAAGATGTTCGAGGCCTTCACCGCCGATCCGGCGTCCTTCCTGGGCAAGGTGGCCGAGTTCCAGCGCGCCAATTTCGAGGCGGCCCGCGAGATCACCGAGAACAACGCCAAGGCGTTCCAGCAATTGGCCGCCATCCGCGACCCGCAGCAATTCGTCTCCGCCCAGCCCGCCATCCTGCAGGCGGTGGTCAGCCGCAACATGGAGATCATGACCCAGCTGTGGCAGACCCTGGGCAGCGAGATGGCTCCCGCCGCCCCCAAGGGCAAGGGCAAGAAGTAGAAACCGTCGTCAGGCGAACCCTGCCGGTCAGGCCGGCAGGGTGAAGCTGAAGGCCGATCCCTCGCCCGGCACCGAGTCGACCCAAATCCGGCCGCCGTGCCGCTCGACGATGCGCTTGCAGATGGCCAGGCCGATGCCGGTGCCCTCGAAGCGGTCCCGTGTATGGAGCCGCTGAAAGATGCGGAAGATGCGCTCGGAATAGTCCGGCGCGATGCCGATGGCGTTGTCGGCCACCGAAACCACCCACTGCCCCCGCTCCTGGCGGGCCGAGACACGGACCACCAGGGGCCGCGACGGATCGCGATACTTGACGGCATTGCCGATCAGGTTCTGCAGCAACTGCACCATCTCGCCCCGGACGGCCGGAATGGCGGGCAACGGCTCGGGGCGCTCCACCCGGGCGCCGCACTCGCCCATGGCGGGCGACAGGTTGGCGATGACGCCGTCCACCACCTCGTCCAGGGAAACCGGCTCCAGCGCCTCCTCCATACGGCCGACCCGCGAGAATTCCAGCAGGTCCAGCACCAGCCGGTCCATGCGCTGGGCGCCTTCCTTGGCGTAGGCGACGTATTCGGCCCCCTCGGCGCCGATCACCGGGCCGAAGCGCCGCTCCAGCAGCCCCATATAGGCGCTGACCATGCGCAACGGCTCGCGCAGGTCATGGGACGCGATGAAGGCGAACTGCTCGAGGTCGGCGTTGGAACGGGCCAGTTCCTCGGTCTTGGCGATCAGCGCCCGCTCCGCCGCCTGGGTTTCGGTGATGTCCTCGACGATGGACCAGATATAGCCCTCGCCATCGCCGCCGGAAATCAGCACCCCGGAGAGACGAACCGGAATCCACCGGCCGTCCTTGTGGATGTATTCCTTCTCGTAGGGGCCGTAACGCCCGACCGTTTCCAGGCTGTCCAGGTGGCTGGTCTCGTTCTCGGCGTAGCGGACCGGAGTCAGATCCCAATAGCTGAGCGAGCGCAGTTCCTCGAGGCTGTAGCCGACGATGCCGCAAAAAGCGGGATTGGCTTCGAGAAAAGCCCCATCCAGGGTGTTCCGCGCCATGCCCAGCGGCGACATCTCGAACATGGCGCGCAGCTTCTCCTCGCTGGCGCGCAGTTCCGCCTCCATCAGGCGGCGATCGATGACGTCCTCGAGCAAATCGCGCTCCGCCCGACGCCGGCGCCCCACTTCGTCGCGCATGCGGCCGATCACCGCCACCAGCACCGCCAGCTCGGCCGGCGCCACCACCAGGGGAGCGAAGAAGGCCCCCGCCCAGACCACCGGCGGCACATGGCCGATCATGGCGAAGCTCACCGCGGCGGCGACCAGTTCCGCCACCACCACGGCGAACAGGGTACCGCCGATGAACAGGACATTCAGCGGCAGCGGCAACAGCAGGCGCACCACCGCGTCCCGGAAGGCATTGCCCTCCCGCCCGGCCGCGTCCTCCACCCTGCCCATCACCGTCACACCGATCACCTAGAAACGAATTGTAGCGAATTATGTCTATTCGTAGAGTATGGTCAGGCCAAACACGTATCAACCCAAAAGTCTGGGCTTATCCCTTTGCGCTATGGGATTATCCCCGCGACGCGCCATGCTTGCTCCGCCGTTCCGGCATCGCTAGTGTATCCCACTTTTGCATTTCGCCTTCGAAGAGGCTGTCCCTTGAAGTATGTGAGCACCCGCGGCGCCGCGCCGGTTCTTGATTTCGACGACGTCCTGCTGGCCGGTCTGGCCCGCGATGGCGGCCTGTATCTGCCGGAAAGCTGGCCGGTCTTCTCGGCCGCCGAGATCAGGGCCATGCGGGGCCTGTCCTATGCCGAACTGGCGGTGCGCGTCATGCGCCCCTTCGTCGAGGGCTGCCTGACCGAGGCCGAACTGACCCGCCTGTGCGCCGAGTCCTATGCCTCCTTCACCCATCCGGCGGTGGCGCCCCTGAAGCAACTGGGCCACAACCAGTGGGTCATGGAGCTGTTCCACGGCCCGACCCTGGCCTTCAAGGACTACGCCCTGCAACTGGTCGGCCGCCTGTTCGACCATGTGCTGAAGAAGAGGGGGCAAAAGGTCACCATCGTCGGGGCCACCTCGGGCGACACCGGCTCGGCGGCCATCGAGGCCTGCCGCGACCGCGCGGCGGTGGATATCGTCATCCTGCACCCCCATGGCCGGGTCTCCGAGGTTCAGCGCCGCCAGATGACCACCGTACTGTCGTCCAACGTGCGCAACGTGGCAGTGGATGGCACCTTCGACGACTGCCAGGACCTGGTGAAGGCGCTGTTCAACGACGCGGCCTTCAGGGACGAGATGAACCTGTCGGCGGTGAACTCCATCAACTGGGCCCGCGTCATGGCTCAGATCGTCTATTACTTCGCCGCCGGGGTGGCGCTGGGCGCCCCCGACGTGCCCATGAGCTTCTCGGTGCCCACCGGCAATTTCGGCAACGTCTTCGCCGGCTATGCCGCCCGGCTGATGGGCCTGCCGGTGGAAAAGCTGATCGTCGGCTCCAACACCAACGACATCCTGACCCGTTTCTTCGAGGGCGGCGTCATGAAGACCGACGGCGTGGTCCCCACCTTGTCGCCCAGCATGGACATCCAGGTCTCGTCCAACTTCGAGCGGCTGATGTTCCTGGGCCTGGGCGGCGACGGCGCCGCCGTGGCCAAGCTGATGGAAGACTTCCGCAAGAACGGCGCCATGGTCATGCCCCAGGGGGCATGGACCGCCATGCGCGAAGTGTTCGAGGCCTACCGCTTCGACGACGAGGCGACGCTGGCCGCCATGCGTTCGCTCAAGCGCTCCACCGGCGAGACTCTCGACCCCCATTCGGTGATCGGCGTCGCCGCCGCCCTGAAGGGCCACGCCGCCAAGGATTGCACCATGGTGGCCCTGGCCACCGCCCATCCGGCCAAATTCCCCGACGCGGTGGAGAAGGCCACCGGCCTGCGTCCCGGTCTGCCGCCCCACATGGCCGATCTGTTCCAGCGGACCGAACGCCTGGACCGCCTGGGCAACGATGCCGAAGCTCTGAAGACCTATGTCCGCACCTTCGCGGGGCGGGCATCCGCATGAGCGAGATCCGCGAGACCCGGTTGCCGTCGGGGCTGAAGATCGTCACCGATCCCATGGACACGGTGGAGACGGCCTCGCTGGGCGTCTGGGTCGACGCCGGCACAAGGCACGAGCCGGCCGAGATCAACGGTGTTTCCCACCTCCTCGAGCACATGGCCTTCAAGGGGACGGCACGGCGCTCGGCCCTCGACATCGCCGAGGAGATGGACGCGGTGGGCGGCCACCTCAACGCCTACACGGCGCGCGACCATACCGCCTATTACGCCAAGGTGCTGAAAGAGGACACCGGGCTGGCGCTGGACATCATCGCCGACATCTTGCAGCACTCGACGCTCGAGGCCGAGGAACTGGCCCGCGAACAGGCGGTGGTGGTCCAGGAGATCAATCAGGCCATCGACACCCCCGACGACATCATCTTCGACCACTTCCAGTCGACCGCCTATCCCGACCAGCCCCTGGGCCGCCCGGTGCTGGGCAGCGAGGAACTGGTGCGCTCCATGAGCCGCGATCAGGTGATGGGCTATCTGCGCGGCAATTACTCGGCGCCGCGCATGGTGCTGTCGGCCTCGGGCCGCATCGACCACGACCATCTGGTGGCCAGCGCCCAGGCGGCCTTCTCGCAATTGCCGCCCCATCATGCGGCGGTGACCGATCAGGCCCGCTACGTCGGCGGCGATTACCGCGAGGAACGCGACCTGGAGCAGGTCCACGTGGTGGTGGGCTTCGACGGCGTCGCCTATGACGACCCGGATTATTACTCGGCCTCGGTGCTGTCGACCCTGTTGGGCGGCGGCATGTCGAGCCGCCTGTTCCAGGAAGTGCGCGAGAAGCGCGGACTGGTCTATTCCATCTATTCCTTCGCCTCGTCCTACAACGACGGCGGCCTGTTCGGCGTCTATGCCGGCACCGGCGAGGACGAGGTGGCGGAACTGATCCCCGTCATGTGCGACGAGATCGTCAAGGTATGCGGCGGCGTCAACGATGCCGAGGTGCAGCGCGCCCGCGCCCAGCTCAAGGCCTCGATCCTGATGAGCCTGGAAAGCACCACGTCGCGCTGCGAGCAATTGGCCCGTCAGGTGGTGGTCTATGGCCGTCCCATCCCGGTGGCCGAGGTGGTCGAGAAGGTGGAGGCCATCACCGCCGAGGACTGCGCCCGCGTGGCCCGCCGCCTGTTCGCCGGAGCGCCCACCTTCGCCGCCATCGGTCCCCTGGGCAAGGTGGAAGGCTTCGAGCGGGTGGCCGAACGCCTGAGGCCCTGATGCGCCACAGCCGCGCCGCCCTCCTCGCACGCTCCTTGCTGCTGGGTCCCGCCGGGGCCCTGGCCCTGCTGCTGGCCCCGGCCGCCGCCACGGCGCTGCCGGTGACCACCGGCGTATCCAATCCCACCATCGTGGTGGCGGTGATCGCCACCCTGTCGGGACCGGGCGCCATGGCCGGCCAGGACAGCGTCGACGGCTTCACCACCGCCATGCGCCACCTGGGCGGCCGCTTCGCCAACCAGGAAGTGCGCGTCGTCGTCCAGGACGACAAGGGCTCGCCCGATACCGCCCTGGCGGTGGCGCGCAGGCTGCTGGAGCGCGAGAAGGTGGACTTCGTGGTGACGGCGGTGACGCTGCCCTCCATGTCGGCCATGGTCAAGACGCTGACCGAATCCCGCGCCTTCATCCTCAACCTGGACGCCGCGCCGGCCAGTCTGGCCGGCGCCGGCTGCTCGCCCTGGTTCTTCCAGGTGGCGACGCCGGTGCAGGCGGTGCACGAGGCCATCGCCGCCTATCTGGCCGCCGAGAAGATGCGCCGCATCATGGTCATCGGCACCGACGCCCCCGCCACCGATCAGGCGGTGGGGACCATCCGCCGCGCCTGGCCGGGCGAAGTGGTCGAGGTGTTGCGCCCCCGCCACGGCACCACCCGTTTCACCGAGGAAATCGCCGCCATGCGCCAGGCGGCGCCCGACGCGGTGGTCAATCTGCTGACCGGCGGCATGGGCGGCGCCTTCGCCCGCGAATACGCCGCCGCCGGAATGAAGGCCGACATTCCCATGATCGGCGTGTGGCAGGGCTGGGAACGCCCCATGCTGCCCGCCATGACCGATGCCGGCATGGAGGTGCTCAACGTCGCGCCGTGGAGCCCCGACCTCGATACGCCGCTGAACAAGCGCCTGATCACCGATTTCGAACTGGAATTCGGCCGCCCGGTGACCGGCTGGGTGGCCCACGGCTACGACACGGCCCAGATGCTGGACGCCGCCCTGCGCGCCACCGGCGGCCGCACCGGCGACCGCGACGCGGTGCGCTCCGCGCTCCGGCGGGCCGAGTTCCCCTCGGTACGCGGCGCCTTTCGCTTCGACACCAACCACTTCCCCTCGGTGAACGTCTATCTGCGCCGCACCACCCGCGACGCCAAGGGCCGCCCCACCGAGGAATTGCGCTCCACCCTGATCAAGGACTGGCACAGCCGCGATGCCGGGCTATGCCCCATGCGCTGGACCGAGGACCCCGCTCCCGCCCACCCGCCGGGCGCCAATCCGCCCAAGCCGGGGACGCCTCCCGGCGGCGCCCCACCGGGAACCCAGCCCAAGCCGAAGCCGCCGGTTCCGGCTGGGCAGGCACGGCCAACCCAGTAGACAGCGCCCCCCAACCGCCGTCATCACCGGGCCTGTCCCGGTGATCCACGCGGTTCCGCGGGAATGCCTCTTGAAACGATGAGAGTGGTGGCGCCACGTGGATGCCCGGATCACGTCCGGGCATGACGGGTATTAGGGCACCAAGCCTCAGCGGTGCTTTTCCACCAACTTGATCATGGTATCCAGCGTGATGGAGGCAAAGGTGGCGCGCGCCGTGTCCTCGATTTCCATCAACACCTGGCACAGGCCCTTGCCCTCGGCGGTGTCGTCGCCGTCTTCCCGTTCGCCGTGGCGGATGGGGTCGATGGTCTCGAACAACTGGATGATGTCCAGCAAGGTGGTGCGTCGCCGATTGCCGGAAAAGCGATAGCCGCCGCCGGCGCCGCGCACCGCCTCGACCAGTCCGACACGGCCCAGGGAGCGCAGCACCTTGGCCAGGTGGTTGGTGCTGATGCCGTACTTCTCGGCGATCTCGTTGGCTGACAGTTGGCGGTCATGGCCCGAGGCCAGCTCCAGGATGGCGAACAGGGCGCAGCGCGTGGCTTTCTGGAGCTTCATCAGAGATCCTTCTCGAACTGGATGAAGGGGCCGGCCATCATGCCCTGGCTGCGGAAGAAGCTCATGATCAGGGTATCGTCGCGCGCCAGCATGGTGCGCACCTTGGTGACGCCCGCCTTGCGCAGGCGGTCGTTCAGCGCCTCGAGCAGCGTATGGCCGACGCCACCCTGCCGGATGTTGTTGCGCACACCCACGGCAAAAATCCAGCCACAAGGCGGCGAACCGAATTCCCAGGCACGCACTTCACCGATGATGAATCCAAGAACGGTATCACCATCGCAGGCCACCAAGAAAAATCGGTACCGTTTTACGGATTTAGGCTGAGTGTCATCATCCACATCAGTCGAGCGGTTATTGTAACGCTCGAACAAATCTTCCCAATACTCGGCCTTGGACAGACCAGTATTCTCCGTATCAATGGCAATCACTTGCGGAATGTCTGTCGCCTTTGCGAGGCGGACGATAGGTTTTCTTTCGGACTGCCTAGCCTGTGGATTTGCCATATAGACCGCCTTCAGTACTGGTAATACCGTTCTACTGCAGCATATGGATGATTACAACGCCATTTCTAACCATCCACCTTAAAGCCGTGTCATATCGTCCTTTCAGCCATGACCCTGCCGAAGACGTAGCGGTCACGTGGCGGGTTGGCGAATGTCCTCTCGGGGTGTAGGCTTTTTGAGCCTTATCAAAGCAAGGCGACCACGAAAAAGGGTGGGGAGGTCATCAATGCCCGGTGTCAATTCCAACGGCGTCGATGAAGGCGCCGTGATCGAGGCCGTGCTGGCCCGGCACGGTTCCGACCCAACCCGCCTGATGCAGATTCTGCGCGAGATTCAGGAACAGACCGAATGGCTGTCGCCGGACATCCTGACCAGGGTGGCCGAGGGCACCAAGCTGCCGCGCGGCCGGGTCGAGGGAGTGGCCGGCTTCTACCACTTCTTCCATACCGAGCCCCTGGGCCGCTATCGCGTGCTGTGGAGCGACAACATCACCGACCGCATGGCCGGCAACGCCGACCTGATGGCCCGCATGTGCAAGAAGCTGTGGCTGAAGCCCGGCCGGGTGTCCGAGGACGGGCTGGTCAGCGTCGATACCACCTCATGCACCGGTCTCGGCGACCAGGGCCCGGCCCTGCTGGTCAATTACCGCCCCGTCACCCGCATGACGCCCGAGCGGGTGGACCAGATCGTCGAGCTGATCCGCCACAAGACGCCGCTGGCCGAGTGGCCGGCCGAATTCTTCAGGGTCGAGGACAACATCCGGCGCAAGGACGCTCTGCTGGGCGCCGATTTCGCCCCCGGCGATGCGCTGAAGGCGCTGAAAAGCCCGCAGCAGGTGCTGGACGCCATCAAGGATTCGGGCCTGCGCGGACGCGGCGGCGCCGGCTTCTCGACCGGGCAGAAATGGGAATTCTGCCGTGCCGCCGTGGGTACCGGCCCCCATCCCGCCCATTACGTGGTCTGCAACGCCGACGAGGGCGAGCCCGGCACCTTCAAGGACCGCGTCCTGCTGTCCTCCTATGCCGACATGGTGTTCGAGGGCATGACCGTGTCGGGCTACGTCATCGGGGCGAGGAAGGGCCTGGTCTACCTGCGCGGCGAGTACCGCTACCTGCTGGAGCCCCTGAATGCGGTGCTGGAGAAGCGCCGGGCCGCCAAGCTGCTGGGCAAGTCCATCCTGGGCCACACCGGTTTCGACTTCGATATCGAAATCCATCTGGGGGCCGGCGCCTATGTGTGCGGCGAGGAAACCGCCCTGCTGGAAAGCCTGGAGGGCAAGCGCGGCGTGCCCAGGAAGCGTCCGCCCTTCCCGGTGACCTCGGGCTATCTCGGCCAGCCCACCGCCGTCAACAACGTAGAAACCCTGGCCTCGGCGGCGCTGATCGCCGCCAAGGGGGCCGAGTGGTACAAATCCATCGGCACGCCCAAATCGGCGGGCACCAAGATCCTGTCCATCTCGGGCGATTGCGAGCGGCCCGGCATCTACGAATACCCCTACGGCGTCAAGGTCGCCCAGGTGCTGGCCGATTGCGGCGCGCACGACACTCAGGCCTGCCAGATCGCCGGAGCCTCGGGCCTGTGCGTGGCGCCCAACGAGTTCGGCCGGCGCATCGCCTTCGAGGACATCCCCACCGGCGGTTCGTTCATGGTATTCGACAACACGCGGGACATGTTCCAGGTGGCGCGCAATTTCGCCCACTTCTTCGTCCATGAAAGCTGCGGCTTCTGCACGCCCTGCCGGGTGGGCACCACGCTCTTGGCCAACGCCATGGACAAGATCGACGAGGGCCATGGCGGCGAGTACGACATCAACGACATCTGGCGGGTCATCCGCACGCTCAAGACCGCCAGCCATTGCGGCCTGGGCCAGACGGCGGGCAACTGCGTCGCCGACACCTTGCAGAAGTTCCGCCCCAGCTACGAGCTGCGGCTCAACGTGCGCGACTTCGAGCCGGCCTTCGACCTCGACAAGGCGCTTTCGAAGATGCGCGAGGTGACCGGGCGCGACGATCCCGGCGCCCACTTCCATATCGCCCACAGAAAGTCCAAGGCCGGCATCGGCACCAAGGCGGGAGATCCGGCATGAGCGATCCCAAGACCTTCTTCCTCGATGAAGAGGAAATCCCCTTCGAGGAAGGCCAGACCATCATCCAGGCGGCCTTGAGCGCGGGCAAATTCATCCCGCATCTGTGCTACCACCCGGAGTTCAAGCCCCACGGCTCGTGCAAGCTGTGCACGGTCCGCATCGATTCCCGTACGGTGACCACCGAGGACGGCCAGAGCGTCAAGATTCCCGGCCGCGCCGCCGCATCCTGCACCACCCCGGCCCAGGCCGGGCAGCATGTGGAGAGCGAGGTGCCGGAAATCCTCGACCTGCGCCGCACCCTGGTGCAGATGCTCCTGGTCGAGGGCAACCATTACTGTCCCAGCTGCGAGAAGAGCGGCAAGTGCATGCTGCAGGGCCTCGCCTACGACCTGGGCGTCATGGACCCGCACTTTCCGCAATACTTCTCCAAGCGCGAAGT includes:
- a CDS encoding GNAT family N-acetyltransferase, whose translation is MANPQARQSERKPIVRLAKATDIPQVIAIDTENTGLSKAEYWEDLFERYNNRSTDVDDDTQPKSVKRYRFFLVACDGDTVLGFIIGEVRAWEFGSPPCGWIFAVGVRNNIRQGGVGHTLLEALNDRLRKAGVTKVRTMLARDDTLIMSFFRSQGMMAGPFIQFEKDL
- a CDS encoding 2Fe-2S iron-sulfur cluster-binding protein, encoding MSDPKTFFLDEEEIPFEEGQTIIQAALSAGKFIPHLCYHPEFKPHGSCKLCTVRIDSRTVTTEDGQSVKIPGRAAASCTTPAQAGQHVESEVPEILDLRRTLVQMLLVEGNHYCPSCEKSGKCMLQGLAYDLGVMDPHFPQYFSKREVDASHPDILLDFNRCILCELCVRASAEVDKKNVFALSGRGNTKHLICNSESGKLGDTNMAATDKAADVCPVGVILHKRHGFEVPYGQRRFDIAPISDNPVQYAPVKEQV
- a CDS encoding NAD(P)H-dependent oxidoreductase subunit E, with the translated sequence MPGVNSNGVDEGAVIEAVLARHGSDPTRLMQILREIQEQTEWLSPDILTRVAEGTKLPRGRVEGVAGFYHFFHTEPLGRYRVLWSDNITDRMAGNADLMARMCKKLWLKPGRVSEDGLVSVDTTSCTGLGDQGPALLVNYRPVTRMTPERVDQIVELIRHKTPLAEWPAEFFRVEDNIRRKDALLGADFAPGDALKALKSPQQVLDAIKDSGLRGRGGAGFSTGQKWEFCRAAVGTGPHPAHYVVCNADEGEPGTFKDRVLLSSYADMVFEGMTVSGYVIGARKGLVYLRGEYRYLLEPLNAVLEKRRAAKLLGKSILGHTGFDFDIEIHLGAGAYVCGEETALLESLEGKRGVPRKRPPFPVTSGYLGQPTAVNNVETLASAALIAAKGAEWYKSIGTPKSAGTKILSISGDCERPGIYEYPYGVKVAQVLADCGAHDTQACQIAGASGLCVAPNEFGRRIAFEDIPTGGSFMVFDNTRDMFQVARNFAHFFVHESCGFCTPCRVGTTLLANAMDKIDEGHGGEYDINDIWRVIRTLKTASHCGLGQTAGNCVADTLQKFRPSYELRLNVRDFEPAFDLDKALSKMREVTGRDDPGAHFHIAHRKSKAGIGTKAGDPA
- a CDS encoding ABC transporter ATP-binding protein/permease — protein: MKRRDPSSWDKARGQGPAADWTTLRTLFPYLWPPGEPELRLRVVVAMILLVAAKGVGVGIPLLYKRAVDTLSISPVLVPLALLVAYGAARVMAGSFAELRDIVFVKVAQRAIRKVGLGVFTHLHRLGLRFHLDRQTGGVSRAIERGTKGIEFLLNFMLFNILPTLLEIGLVTAILWGLYDGVFALITAVTIAVYIAFTLGVTEWRTKFRRAMNETDSEASTKAIDSLLNFETVKYFCNEAHEAGRYDKALSRYEHAATKSKVTLSMLNMGQGAVIAIGLTLVMIRAAQGVADGTMTLGDFVLVNSYLVQLYLPLNFLGFVYREIKQSLTDMESMFRLLRENAEIEDSPGARPLALSGGEVRFEGVFFGYNPDRQILGGVDFTVPAGRTLAIVGPSGAGKSTISRLLFRFYDVNEGRIAIDGVDIREVTQGSLRAAIGIVPQDTVLFNDTIRYNIAYGRPGAAQDEIEEAARLARIHDFVQSLPQGYDTRVGERGLKLSGGEKQRVAIARTILKAPSILIFDEATSALDTQTEKEIQESLREVSRNRTTLIVAHRLSTVVDADEIVVLDGGRIVERGRHARLLEAGGSYAAMWRRQQEAQTLQQRLATELVGAE
- a CDS encoding ABC transporter substrate-binding protein, with translation MRHSRAALLARSLLLGPAGALALLLAPAAATALPVTTGVSNPTIVVAVIATLSGPGAMAGQDSVDGFTTAMRHLGGRFANQEVRVVVQDDKGSPDTALAVARRLLEREKVDFVVTAVTLPSMSAMVKTLTESRAFILNLDAAPASLAGAGCSPWFFQVATPVQAVHEAIAAYLAAEKMRRIMVIGTDAPATDQAVGTIRRAWPGEVVEVLRPRHGTTRFTEEIAAMRQAAPDAVVNLLTGGMGGAFAREYAAAGMKADIPMIGVWQGWERPMLPAMTDAGMEVLNVAPWSPDLDTPLNKRLITDFELEFGRPVTGWVAHGYDTAQMLDAALRATGGRTGDRDAVRSALRRAEFPSVRGAFRFDTNHFPSVNVYLRRTTRDAKGRPTEELRSTLIKDWHSRDAGLCPMRWTEDPAPAHPPGANPPKPGTPPGGAPPGTQPKPKPPVPAGQARPTQ
- a CDS encoding ATP-binding protein, with product MIGVTVMGRVEDAAGREGNAFRDAVVRLLLPLPLNVLFIGGTLFAVVVAELVAAAVSFAMIGHVPPVVWAGAFFAPLVVAPAELAVLVAVIGRMRDEVGRRRRAERDLLEDVIDRRLMEAELRASEEKLRAMFEMSPLGMARNTLDGAFLEANPAFCGIVGYSLEELRSLSYWDLTPVRYAENETSHLDSLETVGRYGPYEKEYIHKDGRWIPVRLSGVLISGGDGEGYIWSIVEDITETQAAERALIAKTEELARSNADLEQFAFIASHDLREPLRMVSAYMGLLERRFGPVIGAEGAEYVAYAKEGAQRMDRLVLDLLEFSRVGRMEEALEPVSLDEVVDGVIANLSPAMGECGARVERPEPLPAIPAVRGEMVQLLQNLIGNAVKYRDPSRPLVVRVSARQERGQWVVSVADNAIGIAPDYSERIFRIFQRLHTRDRFEGTGIGLAICKRIVERHGGRIWVDSVPGEGSAFSFTLPA
- a CDS encoding Rrf2 family transcriptional regulator, whose protein sequence is MKLQKATRCALFAILELASGHDRQLSANEIAEKYGISTNHLAKVLRSLGRVGLVEAVRGAGGGYRFSGNRRRTTLLDIIQLFETIDPIRHGEREDGDDTAEGKGLCQVLMEIEDTARATFASITLDTMIKLVEKHR
- a CDS encoding phasin family protein — protein: MFPSFDPKMFEAFTADPASFLGKVAEFQRANFEAAREITENNAKAFQQLAAIRDPQQFVSAQPAILQAVVSRNMEIMTQLWQTLGSEMAPAAPKGKGKK
- the thrC gene encoding threonine synthase, with the translated sequence MKYVSTRGAAPVLDFDDVLLAGLARDGGLYLPESWPVFSAAEIRAMRGLSYAELAVRVMRPFVEGCLTEAELTRLCAESYASFTHPAVAPLKQLGHNQWVMELFHGPTLAFKDYALQLVGRLFDHVLKKRGQKVTIVGATSGDTGSAAIEACRDRAAVDIVILHPHGRVSEVQRRQMTTVLSSNVRNVAVDGTFDDCQDLVKALFNDAAFRDEMNLSAVNSINWARVMAQIVYYFAAGVALGAPDVPMSFSVPTGNFGNVFAGYAARLMGLPVEKLIVGSNTNDILTRFFEGGVMKTDGVVPTLSPSMDIQVSSNFERLMFLGLGGDGAAVAKLMEDFRKNGAMVMPQGAWTAMREVFEAYRFDDEATLAAMRSLKRSTGETLDPHSVIGVAAALKGHAAKDCTMVALATAHPAKFPDAVEKATGLRPGLPPHMADLFQRTERLDRLGNDAEALKTYVRTFAGRASA
- a CDS encoding pitrilysin family protein, producing MSEIRETRLPSGLKIVTDPMDTVETASLGVWVDAGTRHEPAEINGVSHLLEHMAFKGTARRSALDIAEEMDAVGGHLNAYTARDHTAYYAKVLKEDTGLALDIIADILQHSTLEAEELAREQAVVVQEINQAIDTPDDIIFDHFQSTAYPDQPLGRPVLGSEELVRSMSRDQVMGYLRGNYSAPRMVLSASGRIDHDHLVASAQAAFSQLPPHHAAVTDQARYVGGDYREERDLEQVHVVVGFDGVAYDDPDYYSASVLSTLLGGGMSSRLFQEVREKRGLVYSIYSFASSYNDGGLFGVYAGTGEDEVAELIPVMCDEIVKVCGGVNDAEVQRARAQLKASILMSLESTTSRCEQLARQVVVYGRPIPVAEVVEKVEAITAEDCARVARRLFAGAPTFAAIGPLGKVEGFERVAERLRP